In Aedes albopictus strain Foshan chromosome 3, AalbF5, whole genome shotgun sequence, the following are encoded in one genomic region:
- the LOC115267743 gene encoding myoneurin isoform X2, translated as MGKDSHKQSKQSPTSRTLTRCGDRKKPKKLAYFRSSIMAVTVENYLLCCRICMRLEKNDYFLDIYSSELPGTDVKVQEALLKTTGLEFTGDLHLPSKICQSCQLRLHDAFNFKMECCNNNVLLESFKREALEHFFRANRIEVKELLVNDDEEEPLSDPTIGTSTNVREILQIERLETPNDAYVIYEVGDDIQVQTKVETEEPVSDESTEEEEQQPNAVDFILNNLQPAHKNKQKKTTARKSRYSPSNGCEVCGKTFQRKSNLVDHLRLHANVKLFSCSYCSASFVQAGNLKSHIRRHTLEKPFKCQYCDKSYSQSSALKTHVRTHTNERDYVCDVCQKAFTNSSDLRKHKVTHSDLRFLQCVICVKRYFTQRVHLRNHLNTHHPGSNVDELLQRGTLKDGVNVAPKSRPNSKMVASL; from the exons TCACAAACAATCAAAACAAAGTCCAACTTCGCGAACGCTCACACGCTGCGGTGATCGAAAGAAACCAAAGAAACTCGCGTACTTCCGTAGCTCCATCATGGCTGTAACAGTGGAAAACTATCTCCTGTGCTGCCGGATATGCATGCGGTTGGAGAAAAACGATTACTTCTTGGATATCTACAGCAGCGAGTTGCCCGGGACAGATGTAAAAGTGCAAGAGGCTCTGCTGAAGACGACGGGGCTTGAG TTCACTGGGGACCTGCATTTGCCCTCGAAAATCTGCCAATCTTGTCAGCTACGCCTGCACGACGCTTTTAACTTCAAAATGGAATGTTGCAATAACAACGTGCTGCTCGAGTCGTTTAAAAGGGAAGCCCTGGAACATTTTTTCAGAGCGAATCGAATAGAGGTAAAAGAACTTTTAGTCAACGACGACGAAGAAGAACCTCTAAGCGACCCGACAATAGGCACGTCAACGAACGTTAGGGAAATTCTTCAAATAGAACGCCTGGAAACTCCAAATGATGCCTACGTGATATACGAAGTCGGAGACGATATCCAGGTGCAGACGAAAGTAGAAACGGAGGAACCGGTGTCTGACGAATCGACGGAAGAGGAAGAGCAACAACCCAATGCCGTTGATTTCATTTTGAACAATCTGCAGCCGGCccacaaaaacaaacaaaaaaaaactacg GCGAGAAAATCGCGCTATTCCCCTTCAAACGGATGTGAGGTATGCGGTAAAACATTCCAGCGGAAGTCCAACCTGGTCGATCATCTGCGATTGCATGCGAATGTGAAGCTGTTTTCTTGCAGCTACTGCAGCGCATCCTTTGTACAGGCCGGCAACCTGAAGAGTCACATCCGAAGGCACACGCTGGAGAAGCCCTTCAAGTGCCAGTATTGCGACAAAAGCTACAGCCAGTCGAGTGCGCTCAAGACTCATGTCAG AACTCACACGAACGAGCGGGACTACGTGTGCGATGTGTGCCAGAAGGCGTTCACCAATAGCTCGGATTTGCGCAAGCACAAAGTAACCCATTCGGATCTGCGCTTCCTTCAGTGCGTGATTTGCGTCAAACGGTACTTTACCCAGAGAGTACACCTGAGGAACCATTTGAACACACACCACCCAGGCAGCAATGTCGACGAGTTGCTTCAGCGGGGCACGTTGAAGGACGGTGTAAACGTTGCCCCCAAATCAAGACCGAATAGTAAAATGGTTGCCAGTTTGTAA
- the LOC115267743 gene encoding myoneurin isoform X1 codes for MGKDSHKQSKQSPTSRTLTRCGDRKKPKKLAYFRSSIMAVTVENYLLCCRICMRLEKNDYFLDIYSSELPGTDVKVQEALLKTTGLEFTGDLHLPSKICQSCQLRLHDAFNFKMECCNNNVLLESFKREALEHFFRANRIEVKELLVNDDEEEPLSDPTIGTSTNVREILQIERLETPNDAYVIYEVGDDIQVQTKVETEEPVSDESTEEEEQQPNAVDFILNNLQPAHKNKQKKTTKARKSRYSPSNGCEVCGKTFQRKSNLVDHLRLHANVKLFSCSYCSASFVQAGNLKSHIRRHTLEKPFKCQYCDKSYSQSSALKTHVRTHTNERDYVCDVCQKAFTNSSDLRKHKVTHSDLRFLQCVICVKRYFTQRVHLRNHLNTHHPGSNVDELLQRGTLKDGVNVAPKSRPNSKMVASL; via the exons TCACAAACAATCAAAACAAAGTCCAACTTCGCGAACGCTCACACGCTGCGGTGATCGAAAGAAACCAAAGAAACTCGCGTACTTCCGTAGCTCCATCATGGCTGTAACAGTGGAAAACTATCTCCTGTGCTGCCGGATATGCATGCGGTTGGAGAAAAACGATTACTTCTTGGATATCTACAGCAGCGAGTTGCCCGGGACAGATGTAAAAGTGCAAGAGGCTCTGCTGAAGACGACGGGGCTTGAG TTCACTGGGGACCTGCATTTGCCCTCGAAAATCTGCCAATCTTGTCAGCTACGCCTGCACGACGCTTTTAACTTCAAAATGGAATGTTGCAATAACAACGTGCTGCTCGAGTCGTTTAAAAGGGAAGCCCTGGAACATTTTTTCAGAGCGAATCGAATAGAGGTAAAAGAACTTTTAGTCAACGACGACGAAGAAGAACCTCTAAGCGACCCGACAATAGGCACGTCAACGAACGTTAGGGAAATTCTTCAAATAGAACGCCTGGAAACTCCAAATGATGCCTACGTGATATACGAAGTCGGAGACGATATCCAGGTGCAGACGAAAGTAGAAACGGAGGAACCGGTGTCTGACGAATCGACGGAAGAGGAAGAGCAACAACCCAATGCCGTTGATTTCATTTTGAACAATCTGCAGCCGGCccacaaaaacaaacaaaaaaaaactacg AAGGCGAGAAAATCGCGCTATTCCCCTTCAAACGGATGTGAGGTATGCGGTAAAACATTCCAGCGGAAGTCCAACCTGGTCGATCATCTGCGATTGCATGCGAATGTGAAGCTGTTTTCTTGCAGCTACTGCAGCGCATCCTTTGTACAGGCCGGCAACCTGAAGAGTCACATCCGAAGGCACACGCTGGAGAAGCCCTTCAAGTGCCAGTATTGCGACAAAAGCTACAGCCAGTCGAGTGCGCTCAAGACTCATGTCAG AACTCACACGAACGAGCGGGACTACGTGTGCGATGTGTGCCAGAAGGCGTTCACCAATAGCTCGGATTTGCGCAAGCACAAAGTAACCCATTCGGATCTGCGCTTCCTTCAGTGCGTGATTTGCGTCAAACGGTACTTTACCCAGAGAGTACACCTGAGGAACCATTTGAACACACACCACCCAGGCAGCAATGTCGACGAGTTGCTTCAGCGGGGCACGTTGAAGGACGGTGTAAACGTTGCCCCCAAATCAAGACCGAATAGTAAAATGGTTGCCAGTTTGTAA
- the LOC134291327 gene encoding uncharacterized protein LOC134291327 has protein sequence MLQNENENENLRTIGCVYTCAFQLKFVWDFVLLFLHRIRPPADFFCHTTICSHQFQHSLHTKTSRNFTKFHELKQTFVDSKIDIICFTETWLNSTISDRMISIDGYKLVRNDRNRQGGGVCMYVRNNLSYKVVSMSSSSSNDVSGTEYLNVEIKVGYDKVLLGVVYNPPNTDCTDVLNDILENSTINYQCSFFVGDFNTDLLRSSRRSRRFSEMLDAMSYTCINSQPTFFHQTGCSLLDLLITDAPDVVVKQDQVSMSGVSNHDLVFCSLRLSFNKTEIMLDIATILFLHDLFLRDFILHDFFYAIFSKLRDFFLRDFGYLRRANRVKKDFPLIFFTRFHEVTRTFFTRSFFARTHPSRKKRI, from the coding sequence atgctgcaaaatgaaaatgaaaatgaaaatttgagaacgatcggttgtgtctacacttgcgcatttcaattgaaatttgtatgggattttgtattgctttttttgcaccgtattcgaccccctgcagatttcttttgtcacaccacaatatgttcccatcaGTTTCAGCATTCATTGCACACTAAGACTTCACGAAACTTCACGAAATTTCATGAACTGAAGCAAACTTTTGTTGACAGTAAAATTGACATTATCTGTTTTACTGAAACATGGCTGAATAGCACAATTAGTGATAGAATGATCAGTATTGATGGTTATAAACTTGTTCGTAATGATAGGAATAGACAGGGTGGCGGTGTTTGTATGTATGTGAGAAATAATTTGTCTTATAAAGTTGTGTCCATGTCATCGAGTTCTTCGAACGATGTCAGTGGTACCGAATACCTGAATGTTGAAATTAAAGTTGGTTATGATAAAGTGTTACTAGGTGTAGTTTACAATCCACCGAACACAGATTGCACCGATGTTTTGAATGACATCTTAGAAAATTCTACAATCAATTATCAATGTTCCTTTTTTGTGGGCGATTTTAATACGGACTTACTTAGATCTTCAAGACGATCACGCAGATTCAGTGAAATGCTAGATGCTATGTCCTACACGTGTATTAACTCTCAGCCAACttttttccatcaaactggatgCTCTCTGCTCGATCTTCTTATAACGGATGCACCTGATGTTGTTGTTAAACAGGACCAAGTTTCAATGTCTGGTGTGTCAAACCATGATTTAGTTTTTTGCTCTCTTCGTCTCTCGTTTAATAAAACTGAAATAATGTTAGATATCGCGACTatcctttttttacacgacttatttttacgcgattttattttgcacgattttttttacgcgattttctcgaagttacgcgacttttttttacgcgattttggttatttgcggagggcaaatcgcgtaaaaaaagatttccctttgattttttttacgcgatttcacgaagttacgcgaactttttttacacgatctttttttgcgcggacgcatccatcgcgtaaaaaaaggatttag